From Nitratidesulfovibrio vulgaris str. Hildenborough, a single genomic window includes:
- the flgL gene encoding flagellar hook-associated protein FlgL, with product MRVSQRMMYQNFLGNMNSSLADLVESNIQSSSQKQINRPSDDPVGMARVLNYRASLGDVEQYKKNVDTAKGWLNLADSTLTSMNTVLTRIKGLAEQAATSSVSPENRKQISFELRQQYEQLINLANTKFENRHIFAGHKYDEAPFVQGLQVTTNDPNLQSAALPAGTEFSVEGASPTSIMVQFLDSGTVGGATPLNYRFSADGGASWQTGTLAAAATSIDLGTTGVRLNLPNGATLTAANPPDPVDADNGSLIYVRPTALYRGDDNDLPPQVDAYGAAAGTTAQARGTFSGDVLVKVTNTGGVDVAAPPATVSYAYSTDGGSNWVAATSTTSVANQATLSIPGGFLTVDVPAGDTTLDEGQQFLVRPRRADLGFEVSEGEYITVNSVGKDIFGGIYKNPLDPAATAQPVGGGTTPNMFETVGRLVAFAETNNQDGVQKCLDELNGVSKTILTAAASIGGRENRLDVVSGVLDNQKLDQTTRMSAVEDVDFSELMTRLAQEQLIYNSVLKSSSMIMQMNLSNFL from the coding sequence ATGCGCGTTTCGCAACGGATGATGTACCAGAACTTTCTGGGCAATATGAACTCGTCGCTGGCCGACCTTGTGGAGTCGAACATCCAGTCGTCGAGTCAGAAGCAGATCAATCGCCCCTCCGACGACCCCGTGGGCATGGCGAGAGTGCTCAACTACCGGGCTTCGCTCGGTGACGTGGAGCAGTATAAGAAGAACGTGGACACGGCCAAGGGGTGGCTCAACCTCGCCGACTCGACGCTCACGAGCATGAACACCGTGCTCACACGCATCAAGGGGCTGGCCGAACAGGCCGCCACCAGCAGCGTCAGTCCCGAGAACCGCAAACAGATCAGCTTCGAGTTGCGGCAGCAGTACGAGCAGCTCATCAACCTCGCCAACACCAAGTTCGAGAACAGGCATATCTTCGCCGGTCACAAGTACGACGAGGCTCCCTTCGTGCAAGGGTTGCAGGTGACGACGAACGACCCCAACCTCCAGTCCGCCGCACTGCCTGCGGGGACGGAGTTTTCGGTCGAGGGCGCGTCGCCGACCAGCATCATGGTGCAGTTCCTCGATTCGGGCACCGTGGGCGGGGCCACACCGCTGAACTACCGCTTTTCCGCCGACGGCGGGGCCTCATGGCAGACGGGTACGCTTGCCGCGGCTGCCACGTCCATCGACCTCGGCACCACAGGGGTACGCCTCAACCTGCCCAACGGGGCGACGCTGACCGCAGCCAACCCGCCCGACCCTGTGGATGCCGACAACGGTTCGCTCATCTATGTGCGCCCCACGGCACTCTACCGCGGTGACGACAACGACCTGCCCCCGCAGGTCGACGCCTACGGTGCTGCCGCCGGCACCACGGCACAGGCGCGCGGGACGTTCTCGGGTGACGTGCTGGTGAAGGTGACGAATACAGGCGGCGTGGATGTGGCCGCCCCGCCCGCCACCGTCAGCTACGCCTACAGCACCGATGGGGGCAGCAACTGGGTGGCGGCGACCTCCACCACGTCGGTGGCGAATCAGGCGACCCTCTCCATACCCGGCGGTTTTCTCACCGTGGATGTGCCAGCGGGTGACACCACGCTGGACGAAGGCCAGCAGTTTCTCGTAAGACCCCGCCGTGCCGACCTCGGTTTCGAGGTGTCGGAAGGCGAGTACATCACCGTCAACTCGGTGGGTAAGGACATCTTCGGGGGTATCTACAAGAATCCTCTCGACCCCGCTGCCACGGCACAGCCCGTGGGCGGCGGCACCACGCCCAACATGTTCGAGACGGTGGGCAGACTGGTCGCCTTCGCCGAGACGAACAATCAGGACGGCGTCCAGAAGTGCCTTGACGAACTCAACGGGGTGAGCAAGACCATACTGACGGCGGCTGCGAGCATCGGCGGGCGCGAGAACAGGCTCGATGTCGTCTCCGGGGTGCTCGACAACCAGAAGCTTGATCAGACGACACGCATGAGCGCCGTGGAGGACGTTGACTTCTCCGAACTCATGACGCGTCTTGCGCAGGAGCAGCTCATCTACAACAGCGTCCTCAAGTCGTCGTCGATGATCATGCAGATGAACCTTTCGAACTTCCTCTAG
- the csrA gene encoding carbon storage regulator CsrA: protein MLILTRKAGESLHLGDDIRITVLGIQGKQVKIGIEVPGDMVVYREEVYRRVIEENRMALDISNADLLAATKIWHGRTK from the coding sequence ATGCTCATCCTCACACGTAAGGCGGGCGAGAGCCTGCACCTTGGTGACGACATCCGCATCACCGTCCTCGGCATACAGGGGAAGCAGGTGAAGATAGGTATCGAGGTGCCCGGCGACATGGTCGTCTACCGGGAAGAGGTGTACAGGCGCGTCATCGAAGAGAACCGTATGGCGCTCGACATCAGCAACGCAGACCTTCTGGCGGCGACGAAGATATGGCACGGCAGAACGAAATAG
- the fliW gene encoding flagellar assembly protein FliW has product MARQNEIEIQTRIGRQRITLDKIIHFPRGLAGFEGRHDFTLLQLREGAPFLVLQSLDDPGLGLLVADPYSFLTDYQIRVGDPEQRLLKLENIRQVAVLVTVSIPAGQPEKTALNLTGPILINHRARIGLQVPQTDASLPPQFYLHMDDANGSTTVRRKASPPAAGEDKGDVQE; this is encoded by the coding sequence ATGGCACGGCAGAACGAAATAGAGATTCAGACGCGTATCGGGCGTCAGCGTATCACGCTGGACAAGATCATCCATTTCCCGCGTGGTCTTGCCGGGTTCGAGGGGCGTCACGACTTCACCCTGCTGCAATTGCGCGAGGGTGCGCCGTTTCTCGTGCTTCAGAGCCTCGACGACCCCGGATTGGGACTCCTGGTGGCAGACCCCTACAGCTTTCTCACCGACTACCAGATTCGCGTAGGCGACCCGGAACAGCGGCTGCTGAAGCTGGAGAACATCCGGCAGGTGGCGGTGCTTGTCACCGTCTCCATCCCCGCCGGACAGCCCGAGAAGACCGCCCTCAACCTCACAGGACCCATCCTCATCAATCACCGTGCGCGCATAGGCTTGCAGGTGCCACAGACCGACGCCTCGCTTCCTCCGCAGTTCTATCTGCACATGGACGACGCCAACGGTTCCACGACGGTGCGGCGCAAGGCGTCGCCTCCTGCCGCAGGAGAGGACAAAGGCGACGTGCAAGAATAG
- the flgM gene encoding flagellar biosynthesis anti-sigma factor FlgM has product MEIKTYLKQLDPYRTQLEKAETGKANARKGSAQPERAAPQGDRISLSVEGKLRTEAYAAAQAAPDVRQEKVDTLRERVNNGSYTVDSRKVAEKLVKEEIELFRR; this is encoded by the coding sequence ATGGAAATCAAGACGTATCTCAAGCAGCTCGATCCCTACAGGACGCAGCTCGAAAAGGCCGAAACCGGCAAGGCGAACGCCCGCAAGGGGTCCGCACAACCGGAACGCGCAGCCCCGCAGGGGGACAGGATAAGCCTGTCCGTCGAAGGCAAGTTGCGCACAGAAGCCTACGCAGCGGCCCAGGCCGCGCCGGATGTCCGTCAGGAGAAGGTGGACACCTTGCGTGAACGCGTGAACAACGGCAGCTACACTGTCGATTCACGCAAGGTCGCAGAGAAGCTGGTCAAGGAAGAGATAGAACTGTTCCGTCGCTAG
- a CDS encoding DVU0524 family FlgM-associated protein → MSTNSFYIRNMLLHYDRQLVTARRLARYRQALRYAEGGEEPAIPPDVKRKIMVERVAREIFENLIVTGSDNPIVEEVRAELDRQTGERLTFTYPPGGLDVQIFRQHGSVPEEVAPAEKAAILDRLWAITLTKVDETML, encoded by the coding sequence GTGAGCACGAACTCGTTTTACATCCGCAACATGCTCCTGCATTATGACAGGCAGCTTGTGACGGCCCGTCGACTGGCCCGCTACAGGCAGGCCCTGCGATATGCCGAAGGCGGAGAAGAGCCAGCGATTCCGCCGGATGTGAAACGAAAGATCATGGTCGAGAGAGTCGCCCGCGAGATCTTCGAGAATCTCATCGTAACGGGCAGCGACAACCCCATCGTCGAGGAAGTGCGCGCGGAACTGGACAGGCAGACAGGAGAACGGCTCACCTTCACGTATCCTCCCGGCGGACTGGACGTGCAGATATTCAGGCAGCACGGCTCGGTTCCCGAAGAGGTAGCGCCAGCGGAGAAGGCAGCCATACTGGACAGACTCTGGGCGATAACTCTCACGAAGGTCGACGAGACCATGCTCTGA
- a CDS encoding MarR family winged helix-turn-helix transcriptional regulator produces MNSRLTSFSYRIAQLHRIITLRLGEALAPLGIGRSQYPFLAELFLGGDGRSQETLAGALHLDKGATARALASLEADGLVRRVVNPDDRRERFVVLTARGEALRKPLIDRLRRATEVIAADFSDEERHLTLGFLDRMLVNVGAETPQQRDARADSLVGEYGVPSLISQGSGTAHPTCFGKGQNDTDAECISSPSVGAAQGSVVKVAVTDTTARESRTKGAAHE; encoded by the coding sequence ATGAACAGCAGACTCACATCGTTTTCCTATCGTATCGCCCAACTGCACCGCATCATCACCTTGCGGCTTGGCGAGGCGCTGGCACCGCTTGGCATAGGGCGCAGCCAGTATCCTTTTCTTGCTGAACTCTTTCTCGGGGGCGACGGCAGGTCACAAGAGACGCTTGCCGGGGCATTGCACCTCGACAAGGGGGCGACGGCACGCGCGCTTGCCTCGCTTGAGGCTGACGGGCTTGTGCGCCGGGTCGTCAATCCCGACGACAGGCGCGAACGCTTCGTCGTGCTCACCGCGCGAGGCGAAGCCTTGCGAAAGCCTCTCATCGACCGGTTGCGTCGGGCGACTGAGGTCATCGCGGCTGATTTTTCAGATGAAGAACGGCACCTAACGCTGGGGTTCCTCGACAGGATGCTCGTCAATGTGGGCGCTGAGACCCCACAGCAGCGTGATGCACGGGCTGATAGTCTGGTGGGGGAATATGGCGTGCCGTCCCTCATTTCGCAGGGGAGTGGCACAGCGCATCCGACCTGCTTCGGGAAAGGGCAGAATGACACTGATGCAGAATGCATCTCCTCACCCTCTGTAGGCGCTGCACAGGGGAGTGTCGTCAAGGTGGCTGTGACAGACACCACGGCAAGGGAAAGCCGGACAAAGGGGGCTGCTCATGAGTGA
- a CDS encoding MFS transporter, translating into MSDAITTTGAPRTRPGEVLFAVCCSLFLMPFMLSAVGVALPVIGHDLGASAVELGLIETVYVMSLSIFLLMMGRLGDIQGRRRIFRWGVGVFTIATTALWVATSVPLFLVLRVVQGMGASMINASGLAMVVSVYPRESRGRALGIGAAAVYAGISCGPVLGGIITSAMGWRYIFLMAVPLGAVTWWVALTRLHDEWRDARGEPFDIVGSAVYAVAIALLALGAAWVENDHRAWWAVAGGVAGIALFLRIESKRQHPLLDVQLLFSNATFALGCLAACINYAATAGMMLFMSLYLQTVQGLAPDEAGFMLVLQPLLQMVLSPYGGRLADRYAPERVATVGMAASGAALILASFLGQDSSLWHVALVQMLLGIGLGLFASPNTTSIMSSVEPRHLGLASGMTGTMRTLGMMVSMLAVTISFSLFMGGHPVSAETVPPFLRSMRADLLVFGGLCFAGILLSALRVRVAAR; encoded by the coding sequence ATGAGTGATGCCATCACCACCACGGGGGCACCGCGAACCCGCCCCGGTGAGGTGCTCTTCGCCGTCTGCTGTTCGCTGTTCCTCATGCCGTTCATGCTCTCCGCCGTGGGTGTAGCGCTTCCCGTCATCGGGCACGACCTCGGTGCAAGCGCCGTGGAACTCGGTCTCATCGAGACCGTGTACGTCATGTCACTTTCCATCTTCCTGCTGATGATGGGACGCCTTGGTGACATACAGGGAAGGCGGCGCATCTTCCGCTGGGGGGTGGGGGTGTTCACCATCGCCACGACCGCCCTGTGGGTTGCCACTTCCGTGCCCCTGTTCCTTGTCTTGCGCGTGGTGCAGGGCATGGGCGCCTCCATGATCAACGCCAGCGGTCTCGCCATGGTCGTGAGCGTGTACCCGCGCGAAAGCAGGGGCCGGGCGCTGGGTATCGGGGCGGCGGCGGTATATGCGGGCATCTCGTGCGGCCCGGTGCTTGGGGGTATCATCACCTCGGCGATGGGCTGGCGCTATATCTTCCTCATGGCTGTCCCCCTCGGGGCGGTGACGTGGTGGGTCGCACTCACCCGTCTGCATGACGAGTGGCGTGATGCACGTGGCGAGCCCTTCGACATCGTGGGAAGTGCCGTCTATGCCGTAGCCATCGCGCTGCTGGCGCTGGGCGCCGCATGGGTCGAGAACGACCACCGGGCGTGGTGGGCAGTGGCTGGCGGTGTGGCGGGTATCGCGCTTTTTCTGCGTATCGAGTCGAAAAGGCAGCATCCGCTGCTCGACGTGCAACTGCTGTTCAGCAACGCCACGTTCGCGCTGGGGTGTCTTGCCGCGTGCATCAACTATGCGGCCACCGCGGGCATGATGCTGTTCATGAGCCTGTACCTTCAGACCGTGCAGGGACTCGCGCCGGACGAGGCGGGCTTTATGCTGGTGTTACAGCCGCTTCTGCAGATGGTGCTTTCGCCCTACGGCGGGCGTCTTGCCGACAGGTATGCGCCTGAACGCGTGGCGACGGTGGGCATGGCAGCCAGTGGCGCAGCCCTGATTCTGGCGTCGTTCCTCGGGCAGGACTCTTCGCTATGGCATGTGGCGCTTGTCCAGATGCTTCTGGGAATCGGCCTCGGGCTTTTCGCGTCGCCCAACACCACGTCCATCATGAGCAGTGTCGAACCGCGGCATCTGGGGCTTGCTTCCGGCATGACGGGAACCATGCGCACACTGGGCATGATGGTGAGCATGCTTGCCGTGACCATCAGCTTCTCGCTGTTCATGGGCGGACATCCGGTCAGTGCCGAGACCGTGCCCCCATTCCTGCGCAGCATGAGGGCCGACCTTCTCGTCTTCGGGGGGCTGTGCTTCGCGGGGATTCTGCTTTCGGCATTGCGGGTGCGGGTGGCTGCACGCTGA
- a CDS encoding Maf family nucleotide pyrophosphatase: protein MFTSTGPFTAAHPVILASGSPRRRAFFEQMGIPFEVILPVDAEPSPIEGEQPEVYVRRAAEAKARAVAADHKGRLVVAADTVVALDDMILGKPASADDALSMLRRLAGRTHVVASGCCVVLPEGGRETFHSITRVTMWDCPEEALAAYVATGEPSDKAGAYGIQGIGAFLVRSIEGSWTNVVGLPVAELTALLLRRGAIHCQLPVEAVHA from the coding sequence ATGTTCACATCAACGGGGCCGTTCACTGCGGCACACCCTGTCATTCTGGCGTCGGGGTCTCCCCGGCGTCGCGCTTTTTTCGAACAGATGGGCATTCCCTTCGAAGTGATTCTGCCCGTGGACGCCGAACCCTCGCCCATAGAGGGCGAACAGCCCGAAGTGTACGTGCGGCGCGCGGCAGAGGCCAAGGCCCGCGCTGTCGCCGCAGACCACAAGGGGCGCCTCGTGGTGGCTGCGGATACGGTCGTGGCGCTGGATGACATGATACTCGGCAAACCCGCTTCAGCGGATGACGCCCTGTCCATGCTGCGACGTCTGGCGGGCAGGACCCATGTCGTCGCCAGCGGATGCTGTGTCGTCTTGCCTGAAGGCGGACGCGAGACCTTCCACTCCATAACCCGCGTGACCATGTGGGATTGCCCGGAAGAGGCCCTCGCTGCCTATGTGGCCACGGGTGAGCCTTCCGACAAGGCGGGGGCTTATGGCATACAGGGCATAGGGGCTTTCCTGGTGCGCTCCATCGAAGGTTCGTGGACCAATGTCGTGGGGTTGCCCGTGGCCGAACTCACCGCCTTGCTGCTGCGCCGGGGCGCCATCCACTGCCAGTTGCCCGTGGAGGCCGTTCATGCCTGA
- a CDS encoding phosphatidylglycerophosphatase A family protein: MPDSSTRDRVALAIARLGPSGVCPVCPGTCGAAVAAMLAPFVFLPLSLPMRCVALAVVYFIGAWAAGRAEHLLGRKDPGEVVVDELLGQWVTMLPFASLTWPQVLAAFALFRLFDILKPWPVRAAESWLPGGHGVMVDDGVAGLEAMLVLAGLLHFGLL, from the coding sequence ATGCCTGATTCGTCGACACGCGACAGGGTCGCCCTCGCCATCGCCCGTCTCGGGCCCTCCGGCGTGTGCCCCGTCTGTCCGGGAACCTGCGGTGCTGCCGTGGCCGCGATGCTCGCGCCGTTCGTCTTTCTGCCGCTGTCGTTGCCCATGCGCTGCGTGGCGCTTGCCGTAGTCTACTTCATAGGGGCATGGGCCGCAGGACGGGCAGAGCATCTCCTCGGGCGTAAGGACCCCGGAGAGGTCGTCGTCGACGAACTCCTCGGGCAGTGGGTGACCATGCTGCCCTTCGCCTCGCTCACGTGGCCGCAGGTGCTGGCCGCCTTCGCTCTTTTCAGGCTGTTCGACATCCTCAAGCCGTGGCCGGTGCGCGCTGCCGAAAGCTGGCTGCCCGGTGGACACGGCGTGATGGTCGATGATGGAGTCGCCGGGCTGGAAGCCATGCTCGTTCTGGCAGGGCTGCTGCACTTCGGGCTGCTCTAG
- a CDS encoding Rrf2 family transcriptional regulator, translated as MKLTTRSRYGTRMLLDIAMHGSEQPVSIKDIAQRQGISVKYLEKLIRVLRKAGYITSTLGAHGGYQLAHKAEDIPVGDVVYALEEMEAPVECDEENPCCPRMAVCLTRTIWGEAAKAMYRKLNTFTLADLMRDASLCPKNACNISPHATH; from the coding sequence ATGAAGCTCACCACCCGAAGCCGCTACGGAACCCGCATGTTGCTCGACATCGCCATGCACGGTTCCGAACAGCCCGTCTCCATCAAGGACATCGCGCAACGGCAGGGCATCTCGGTGAAGTACCTTGAAAAACTCATCCGCGTGTTGCGCAAGGCCGGGTACATCACGAGCACGCTAGGTGCTCATGGCGGATACCAGCTGGCACACAAGGCTGAAGACATCCCTGTCGGGGATGTGGTCTACGCCCTCGAAGAGATGGAAGCCCCCGTCGAATGCGACGAGGAGAATCCCTGCTGCCCGCGCATGGCCGTATGCCTCACCCGCACCATATGGGGCGAGGCCGCCAAGGCCATGTACCGCAAACTGAACACGTTCACGCTGGCGGACCTCATGCGCGATGCGAGCCTGTGTCCCAAGAACGCATGCAACATATCGCCACACGCCACGCACTGA
- a CDS encoding response regulator has translation MPARILVVQEDPDIAAYLVSLFRQAGYKADAATEGPDAVEMVQASRPDVVFLDLALPQRWGPRFYSWMVTQPGCGNVPVVLVTDFAGLELMVPNAVGTVDKPFDPVLLLALVDRALATYAKGTPDTPDTTGAPAPDNR, from the coding sequence ATGCCCGCAAGGATACTGGTAGTTCAGGAAGACCCGGACATCGCGGCGTATCTCGTCTCGCTGTTCAGACAGGCGGGATACAAGGCCGATGCCGCCACGGAAGGCCCCGACGCCGTGGAGATGGTGCAGGCCTCGCGTCCCGATGTGGTCTTCCTCGACCTTGCATTGCCCCAACGCTGGGGCCCGCGTTTCTACAGCTGGATGGTGACACAACCCGGCTGCGGGAACGTTCCCGTCGTGCTGGTCACGGACTTCGCCGGACTCGAACTGATGGTGCCCAACGCCGTAGGCACGGTCGACAAGCCGTTCGACCCCGTCCTGCTACTGGCACTGGTCGACAGGGCACTGGCGACCTATGCCAAGGGCACACCTGACACGCCGGACACCACGGGCGCCCCTGCGCCCGACAACAGGTAG
- the hmcF gene encoding sulfate respiration complex iron-sulfur protein HmcF: MPEGKFCNRKPVNTEEDLKALLGDKGGAQYYKEMEELEVDQEALWANIEKTCQSRTKTWLEICAHCGMCADSCFLYRVNDRDPKQVPAYKIQSTLGEIIRRKGKVDTQFMLHAMEVAWSQCTCCNRCGQYCPHGIDMGVMFSYLRGLLYSQGFVPWELKIGSGMHRVYGAQMDVTTEDWVETCEWMAEEQQEEWPGLEIPVDVENADIMYVLNAREPKHYPEDVAEAAILFHIAGENWTVPSEGWEQTSLAMFAGDWAACKMQVERVYAAIERLKPKCVVGTECGHAHRASAIEGPYWAGYEDGKTPAPWLHYVEWVAMALRTGKIKIDPEKRIKEPVTLQDSCNYIRNHGLAKCTREIMSYIADDFREMTPNREHNYCCGGGGGFNGIGKFRKQRNKALQTKRDQILATGAKLVVAPCHNCWDAIRDLEEEYRIGIRWSFLKPLIIKMAIIPEHLRPEEE, translated from the coding sequence ATGCCTGAAGGTAAGTTCTGCAACAGAAAGCCCGTGAACACCGAGGAAGACCTCAAGGCTCTTCTCGGCGACAAGGGCGGTGCCCAGTACTACAAGGAAATGGAGGAACTGGAGGTCGATCAGGAGGCCCTGTGGGCCAACATCGAGAAGACCTGCCAGTCCCGCACCAAGACCTGGCTCGAGATATGCGCCCACTGCGGCATGTGCGCCGACAGCTGCTTCCTGTACCGTGTCAACGACCGTGACCCCAAGCAGGTGCCCGCGTACAAGATACAGTCCACCCTCGGCGAGATCATCCGCCGCAAGGGCAAGGTCGACACCCAGTTCATGCTCCACGCCATGGAAGTGGCGTGGTCGCAGTGCACCTGCTGCAACCGCTGCGGTCAGTACTGCCCCCATGGCATCGACATGGGCGTCATGTTCAGCTACCTGCGCGGTCTGCTCTACTCGCAGGGTTTCGTACCGTGGGAACTGAAGATCGGCTCCGGCATGCACCGCGTGTACGGCGCCCAGATGGACGTGACCACCGAAGACTGGGTCGAGACCTGCGAATGGATGGCCGAAGAACAGCAGGAAGAGTGGCCCGGGCTTGAGATTCCCGTCGACGTCGAGAACGCGGACATCATGTACGTGCTCAACGCCCGCGAACCCAAGCACTACCCCGAAGACGTGGCCGAGGCCGCCATCCTCTTCCACATCGCCGGAGAGAACTGGACCGTGCCGAGTGAAGGCTGGGAACAGACCTCTCTCGCCATGTTCGCGGGCGACTGGGCCGCATGCAAGATGCAGGTCGAGCGCGTCTACGCCGCCATCGAAAGGCTGAAGCCCAAGTGCGTCGTGGGTACCGAATGTGGTCACGCGCACCGCGCCTCCGCCATCGAAGGCCCCTACTGGGCCGGGTACGAAGACGGCAAGACCCCCGCACCCTGGCTGCACTACGTCGAGTGGGTGGCCATGGCACTGCGCACCGGGAAGATCAAGATCGACCCCGAAAAGCGCATCAAGGAACCCGTGACGTTGCAGGACTCGTGCAACTACATCCGCAACCACGGCCTTGCCAAGTGCACCCGCGAGATCATGAGCTACATCGCCGATGACTTCCGCGAGATGACCCCCAACCGCGAGCACAACTACTGCTGCGGCGGCGGTGGCGGCTTCAACGGCATCGGCAAGTTCCGCAAGCAGCGCAACAAGGCCCTGCAGACCAAGCGCGACCAGATTCTCGCCACCGGTGCGAAGCTGGTCGTGGCCCCGTGCCACAACTGCTGGGACGCCATCCGTGACCTCGAAGAGGAATACCGCATCGGCATCCGCTGGAGCTTCCTGAAGCCCCTGATCATCAAGATGGCCATCATACCCGAGCACTTGAGACCCGAAGAAGAATAG
- the hmcE gene encoding sulfate respiration complex protein HmcE, whose product MYAFLTGPMLWASLLVFFGGLLARVIWYIRGLDWRLDRVAYKPHLAIGLQGAVQSALKWLVPFGTYSWRQQPFFTVAFFLFHIGAVLVPLFLAGHNVILEERFGFSLPALPMGVADTLTVLAIIGLVMIALRRIALTEVRILTTGYDWFILAVSAAPFVTGFLARLHVGDYDTWLLAHIITGELFLIVAPFTKLSHIVLFFMSRGQLGMDYAIKRGGATRGPAFPW is encoded by the coding sequence ATGTACGCATTCCTTACCGGACCCATGCTGTGGGCGTCGCTGCTGGTCTTCTTCGGAGGCCTGCTCGCCCGCGTCATCTGGTACATCCGCGGTCTCGACTGGCGTCTCGACCGCGTGGCCTACAAGCCCCATCTCGCCATCGGCCTTCAGGGGGCCGTCCAGTCGGCCCTGAAGTGGCTGGTGCCCTTCGGCACCTACAGCTGGCGTCAGCAGCCCTTCTTCACCGTGGCGTTCTTCCTGTTCCACATCGGTGCGGTGCTGGTGCCGCTGTTCCTCGCCGGTCACAACGTGATCCTCGAAGAACGCTTCGGCTTCAGCCTGCCCGCGCTGCCCATGGGCGTGGCCGACACGCTGACGGTGCTCGCCATCATCGGTCTGGTGATGATCGCCCTGCGGCGCATCGCCCTCACCGAGGTGCGCATCCTCACCACCGGCTACGACTGGTTCATCCTTGCGGTCTCGGCCGCTCCCTTCGTGACCGGCTTCCTCGCCCGCCTGCATGTGGGCGACTACGACACGTGGCTGCTCGCCCACATCATCACCGGTGAGCTGTTCCTGATCGTGGCCCCGTTCACGAAGCTCTCGCACATCGTGCTGTTCTTCATGTCGCGCGGTCAGCTGGGGATGGACTACGCCATCAAGCGTGGTGGTGCCACCCGTGGCCCCGCCTTCCCCTGGTAA
- the hmcD gene encoding sulfate respiration complex protein HmcD, which translates to MDQAIYTLHEFMLHTKNWTYILMGVTLLVYVGYWLFLTGRDEKIRKY; encoded by the coding sequence ATGGATCAGGCAATCTACACCCTGCACGAGTTCATGCTCCACACCAAGAACTGGACGTACATCCTGATGGGTGTGACGCTCTTGGTGTACGTGGGTTACTGGCTCTTCCTCACCGGGCGTGACGAGAAGATCCGCAAATACTAG